From ANME-2 cluster archaeon, one genomic window encodes:
- a CDS encoding sarcinarray family MAST domain-containing protein: protein MSVHSVQAAENEFGEIPVWCNGEKATVNDLDVKIDEPITITVRVMSRIDGYVDMKLKEPWTTKSFEVISGPSDTGEWFTEPKVYPGWTQEYTWILTPNGEWTQGRTPILVDVTFHKDSDTKMTLGMTVVSPTILDKHYIAPDKTVRKDEEAGDLPVSVPNDAPGFGIVGALVGVVVVMLRRTK from the coding sequence TTGTCGGTACACTCTGTACAGGCAGCGGAAAACGAATTCGGTGAAATCCCGGTCTGGTGTAATGGTGAGAAGGCCACGGTGAACGACCTTGATGTGAAGATCGACGAGCCCATCACCATTACGGTCAGGGTGATGTCCAGGATAGACGGTTATGTTGATATGAAGTTGAAAGAACCCTGGACGACCAAATCATTTGAGGTCATTTCAGGTCCCAGCGATACTGGTGAATGGTTCACGGAACCGAAAGTGTATCCGGGCTGGACACAGGAGTATACCTGGATACTCACTCCCAATGGTGAGTGGACACAGGGCCGGACACCCATCCTGGTGGATGTAACCTTTCACAAAGACAGCGATACCAAAATGACACTGGGAATGACCGTCGTCAGTCCCACTATCCTCGATAAGCACTACATTGCACCGGATAAGACCGTCCGGAAAGATGAGGAAGCAGGCGATTTGCCGGTTTCTGTTCCCAATGATGCGCCGGGATTCGGGATTGTGGGGGCGCTGGTGGGAGTTGTGGTTGTGATGTTGAGGAGAACGAAATAA